Proteins encoded by one window of Pseudomonas tructae:
- a CDS encoding carboxy terminal-processing peptidase, translating into MKHLLPSTTLALLIGLGSLPLAGNVMAANSWDKLQPDRDEVVASLNVVELLKRHHYSKPPLNDARSVIIYDSYLKLLDPARSYFLASDIAEFDKWKTQFDDFLKSGNLDPGFTIYKRYLDRVKSRLDFALAELGKGVDNFDFTTQETLLIDRKDAPWMKNQAELDDLWRKRVKDEVLRLKIAGKEPKAIQELLTKRYKNQLTRLDQTRAEDIFQAYINTFAQSYDPHTNYLSPDNAENFDINMSLSLEGIGAVLQSDNDQVKIVRLVPAGPAAKTKLVAPADKIIGVAQGNKEMVDVIGWRLDEVVKLIRGPKGSVVRLEIIPASNAPNDQTTKIVPITREAVKLEEQAAKKSVLKLKQDGRDYKLGIIEIPAFYLDFKAFRAGDPEYKSTTRDVKKLLTELQKEKVDGVVIDLRNNGGGSLQEATELTSLFIDKGPTVLVRNSDGRVDVLEDENSGAFYKGPLALVVNRLSASASEIFAGAMQDYHRALILGGQTFGKGTVQTIQPLNHGELKLTLAKFYRVSGQSTQHQGVLPDIDYPSIIDTKEIGESALPEAMPWDTIRPAIRPAVDPFKPFLAQLKARHDTRTAKDPEFVYIRDRLALTQKLMNEKTVSLNEAARRAQHADIESKQLALENTRRKAKGEEPLKELKKEDEDALPVEPDDTKPEDDAYLKESGLILLDYLGLNSQVARNNP; encoded by the coding sequence ATGAAGCATTTACTGCCAAGCACCACCCTCGCCCTGTTGATCGGTCTGGGCAGTCTGCCGCTGGCGGGCAATGTAATGGCCGCCAATAGCTGGGACAAACTCCAGCCCGACCGCGACGAAGTGGTCGCCAGCCTCAACGTGGTCGAGCTGCTCAAGCGCCACCACTACAGCAAGCCGCCGCTCAACGATGCGCGCTCGGTGATCATCTACGACAGCTACCTGAAACTCCTCGACCCTGCGCGCAGTTATTTCCTGGCCAGCGATATCGCCGAGTTCGACAAGTGGAAGACCCAGTTCGACGATTTCCTCAAGAGCGGCAATCTCGACCCTGGCTTCACCATCTACAAGCGTTACCTGGACCGGGTCAAATCGCGTCTGGATTTCGCCCTGGCCGAACTGGGCAAGGGCGTCGACAACTTCGACTTCACCACCCAGGAGACCTTGCTGATCGACCGCAAGGACGCGCCGTGGATGAAGAACCAGGCCGAGCTCGACGACCTCTGGCGCAAACGCGTCAAGGATGAAGTGCTGCGTCTGAAGATCGCCGGCAAAGAACCCAAGGCGATCCAGGAACTGCTGACCAAGCGCTACAAGAACCAGCTTACACGCCTGGACCAGACCCGCGCCGAAGACATCTTCCAGGCCTACATCAACACCTTCGCCCAGTCTTACGACCCGCACACCAATTACCTGTCGCCCGATAACGCGGAAAACTTCGATATCAACATGAGCCTGTCGCTCGAAGGTATCGGCGCCGTGCTGCAAAGCGACAATGACCAGGTCAAGATCGTGCGCCTGGTGCCAGCCGGCCCTGCCGCCAAGACCAAGCTGGTGGCACCGGCCGACAAGATCATCGGCGTGGCCCAGGGCAACAAGGAAATGGTCGATGTGATCGGCTGGCGCCTGGATGAAGTGGTCAAGCTGATCCGCGGACCGAAAGGCTCGGTGGTACGCCTGGAAATCATCCCGGCCAGCAACGCGCCGAACGACCAGACCACCAAGATCGTGCCGATCACCCGTGAGGCAGTGAAGCTCGAAGAGCAGGCGGCGAAAAAGTCGGTGCTCAAGCTCAAGCAGGACGGGCGTGACTACAAGCTCGGGATCATCGAGATCCCGGCCTTCTACCTGGACTTCAAGGCCTTCCGTGCCGGCGATCCGGAGTACAAGAGCACCACCCGCGATGTGAAAAAACTGCTCACCGAACTGCAGAAGGAAAAAGTCGACGGCGTGGTCATCGACCTGCGCAACAACGGCGGCGGCTCGCTGCAGGAAGCCACCGAGCTGACCAGCCTGTTCATCGACAAGGGCCCGACGGTGCTGGTGCGCAACAGCGACGGCCGCGTCGACGTGCTCGAAGACGAGAACAGCGGCGCCTTCTACAAAGGCCCACTGGCCCTGGTGGTCAACCGCCTGTCGGCCTCGGCTTCGGAGATTTTCGCCGGCGCCATGCAAGACTACCATCGCGCGTTGATCCTCGGCGGGCAGACCTTCGGCAAGGGCACGGTACAGACCATCCAGCCGCTCAACCATGGCGAGCTGAAACTGACCCTGGCCAAGTTCTACCGGGTTTCCGGGCAGAGCACCCAGCACCAGGGCGTGCTGCCGGACATCGATTACCCGTCGATCATCGACACCAAGGAAATCGGCGAAAGCGCCCTGCCCGAAGCCATGCCATGGGACACCATCCGCCCGGCGATCAGGCCTGCGGTCGACCCGTTCAAGCCGTTCCTGGCCCAGCTCAAGGCCCGTCACGACACCCGTACGGCCAAGGATCCGGAGTTCGTCTATATCCGCGACCGCCTGGCGCTGACCCAGAAGCTGATGAACGAGAAAACCGTCAGCCTCAATGAAGCCGCCCGTCGTGCCCAGCATGCCGACATCGAAAGCAAGCAACTGGCGCTGGAGAACACCCGACGCAAGGCCAAGGGCGAAGAGCCGCTCAAGGAACTGAAGAAGGAAGACGAAGACGCGCTGCCGGTTGAGCCGGATGACACCAAGCCCGAAGACGACGCCTACCTGAAGGAGTCCGGGCTGATCCTGCTGGATTACCTGGGCCTCAATTCCCAGGTGGCGAGGAACAACCCGTAA
- a CDS encoding bifunctional diguanylate cyclase/phosphodiesterase translates to MTVNEQLSALSTILAQSGLHSLFQPIVCLSERRIFGYEALSRGPSNSPLHSPLNLFAVARQAGRLTELEAACRESACRRFSQQNLAGKLFLNVSPESLLEPHYQSGRTLKMLHELGVPPSRVVIELTEQTPTDDFQLLFNALHHYRDMGFSIALDDLGAGYSSLRLWSELRPDYVKIDRHFIDGIHLDALKREFVGSILQIARASRAQVIAEGIELAEELKVLTEMGVDLVQGYLLGRPQELAARDVQGLLGQPPQALHSLAEDSTTLGALLIEQPAVNRDAPTPQVLELFRSQANLNSLAVLDQALQPCGIVHRHSLSDALLKPFATELFARKPISRLMSDDFLAVDLGQSLQQVSRLLTSRARQRIEEDFIITHNGCYLGLGRVIDVLKLITEQKIQQARYANPLTLLPGNVPIQQCLTRLLQQQRAATICYVDIDSFKPFNDIYGYARGDEVLLCLAQCLNERVDPSRDFVGHIGGDDFMLVLGSEDWQQRLQRLLEDFQKQCRRFYRAEHLQAGCFIATDRQGRRQEFALLSLSIGVVRLHPQACTGLDAGQLAELASQAKHQAKEVPGHSLYLIDTVPTAQASSCSG, encoded by the coding sequence ATGACCGTCAACGAACAGCTCAGCGCGTTGAGCACCATCCTGGCTCAAAGCGGCTTGCACAGCCTGTTCCAACCCATCGTCTGCCTTTCCGAACGGCGCATCTTCGGCTACGAGGCATTGAGCCGCGGGCCTTCCAACAGCCCCCTGCACTCGCCGCTCAACCTGTTTGCCGTGGCCCGCCAGGCCGGACGCCTGACCGAGCTGGAGGCCGCCTGCCGTGAGAGCGCTTGCCGGCGCTTCAGCCAGCAGAACCTGGCAGGCAAGCTGTTCCTCAACGTCTCGCCCGAATCCCTGCTTGAGCCGCACTACCAGTCCGGGCGTACCCTGAAGATGCTCCACGAGCTTGGCGTGCCGCCCAGCCGAGTAGTGATCGAACTCACCGAGCAAACCCCGACCGACGACTTCCAGCTACTGTTCAACGCCCTGCACCATTACCGCGACATGGGCTTTTCCATCGCCCTCGACGACCTCGGCGCTGGCTATTCGAGCCTGCGCCTGTGGTCGGAGCTGCGCCCGGACTACGTCAAGATCGACCGTCACTTCATCGATGGTATTCACCTGGATGCGCTCAAGCGCGAGTTCGTCGGCTCGATCCTGCAGATCGCCCGGGCGTCGCGAGCCCAGGTGATTGCCGAAGGTATCGAACTGGCCGAAGAGCTCAAGGTGCTGACCGAGATGGGCGTCGACCTGGTCCAGGGCTACTTGCTCGGCCGCCCGCAGGAACTGGCGGCGCGGGACGTACAGGGCCTGCTCGGGCAGCCGCCACAGGCGCTGCACAGCCTCGCGGAAGACAGCACCACCCTCGGCGCCCTGCTGATCGAGCAGCCCGCCGTGAACCGTGACGCCCCTACACCGCAGGTGCTCGAACTGTTCCGCAGCCAGGCCAATCTCAACTCCCTGGCGGTGCTTGATCAAGCCCTGCAACCCTGTGGCATCGTCCATCGCCATTCGCTCTCCGATGCCCTGCTCAAGCCGTTCGCCACCGAGCTGTTTGCACGCAAGCCGATCAGCCGCTTGATGAGCGATGATTTTCTGGCGGTGGACCTGGGTCAGTCACTGCAACAGGTCAGCCGGCTGCTCACCAGCCGCGCCCGGCAGCGCATCGAAGAGGATTTCATCATCACCCACAACGGCTGTTACCTGGGCCTGGGGCGGGTGATCGACGTGCTCAAGCTGATCACCGAGCAAAAGATCCAGCAGGCCCGCTACGCCAACCCGCTAACCCTGCTGCCGGGCAACGTGCCGATCCAGCAGTGCCTGACCCGCCTGCTGCAACAGCAGCGGGCGGCGACGATCTGCTACGTGGATATCGACAGCTTCAAGCCATTCAACGATATCTACGGTTATGCCCGTGGCGATGAAGTACTGCTGTGCCTGGCCCAGTGCCTGAACGAACGGGTCGACCCGAGCCGGGATTTCGTCGGCCACATCGGCGGTGACGATTTCATGCTGGTGCTGGGGTCAGAGGATTGGCAGCAGCGGTTGCAGCGGTTGCTGGAGGACTTTCAGAAACAGTGCCGGCGCTTCTACCGTGCCGAACACCTGCAGGCAGGGTGTTTCATTGCCACCGACCGCCAGGGTCGGCGCCAGGAGTTTGCCCTGTTGTCGCTGTCGATCGGCGTGGTGCGCTTGCACCCGCAGGCCTGCACCGGGCTCGATGCCGGGCAGTTGGCCGAACTGGCGTCACAGGCCAAGCATCAGGCCAAGGAGGTGCCTGGGCACAGCCTGTACCTGATCGATACCGTGCCCACCGCTCAAGCTTCTTCGTGTTCGGGGTAG
- a CDS encoding helix-turn-helix domain-containing protein: MGIQVINRDGQPEYAVVPWEQYQALLKAAGQGEPVAAANTVSSAPDNASLPPFSELARLREGKGLAPEQLARSVGISPVYLALIESGERLPDAAIRRSLAWELGVVGWSEPS, translated from the coding sequence ATGGGTATTCAGGTCATCAACCGAGACGGTCAACCCGAGTACGCGGTTGTTCCCTGGGAGCAGTACCAGGCCTTGCTTAAGGCTGCCGGGCAAGGCGAGCCGGTTGCCGCCGCAAACACAGTTTCCAGTGCCCCGGACAACGCCAGCCTGCCGCCTTTCAGCGAGCTTGCGCGTTTGCGCGAGGGCAAGGGCCTGGCGCCGGAGCAGTTGGCACGCAGTGTCGGCATCAGCCCGGTGTACCTGGCGCTGATCGAAAGCGGTGAACGCCTGCCGGACGCCGCGATCCGCCGCAGCCTGGCCTGGGAGCTGGGAGTGGTTGGCTGGAGCGAGCCGTCGTGA
- a CDS encoding YkvA family protein codes for MKAPWNFARFLPLAERLLSRGRLPALIFAVARKGPRLGKLREDVRLMQALCLAWWRGEYRAISPKALITVVAGLLYFVSPLDAIPDWLLGVGMLDDIAVLAWVMKAVSDELAAFSAWRSRQAPEKLRVVERLPDTPEALRLEQEKS; via the coding sequence ATGAAAGCACCGTGGAATTTCGCTCGATTTCTGCCGTTGGCCGAGCGCTTGCTCAGTCGTGGGCGCCTACCGGCGCTGATTTTTGCCGTGGCGCGTAAAGGCCCGCGGTTGGGCAAGCTGCGCGAGGATGTGCGCCTGATGCAGGCGCTGTGCCTGGCCTGGTGGCGCGGCGAGTACCGGGCCATCAGCCCCAAGGCGCTGATCACCGTGGTGGCGGGGCTGCTGTACTTTGTCAGCCCGCTGGACGCGATCCCCGACTGGTTGCTGGGCGTGGGCATGCTCGATGACATTGCCGTGCTGGCCTGGGTGATGAAAGCCGTGTCCGATGAGCTGGCCGCTTTCAGCGCCTGGCGCAGCCGTCAGGCACCGGAAAAACTGCGGGTGGTCGAGCGCCTGCCCGACACCCCTGAAGCCCTGCGTCTGGAGCAGGAAAAAAGCTGA
- a CDS encoding FKBP-type peptidyl-prolyl cis-trans isomerase: MKQHRLAAAVALVSLVLAGCDSQTSVELKTPAQKASYGIGLNMGKSLAQEGMDDLDSKAVAQGIEDAVGKKEQKIKDEELVEAFAALQKRAEERLVKMSEESAASGKKFLEENGKKAGVVTTASGLQYEVIKKADGAQPKPTDVVTVHYEGKLVDGKVFDSSVERGSPIDLPVSGVIPGWVEGLQLMHVGEKYKLYIPSDLAYGAQSPSPMIPANSVLVFELELLGIKDQAKADAEPVDPAAE, translated from the coding sequence ATGAAACAGCATCGGTTGGCGGCTGCGGTTGCCCTGGTTAGCCTGGTACTGGCGGGTTGCGATTCGCAGACCAGCGTCGAGCTGAAGACCCCGGCACAAAAAGCCTCCTACGGTATTGGCCTGAACATGGGCAAGAGCCTGGCTCAGGAAGGCATGGACGATCTTGATTCGAAAGCTGTCGCTCAAGGTATCGAAGATGCTGTCGGCAAGAAAGAACAGAAGATCAAGGACGAAGAGCTGGTTGAAGCCTTCGCCGCCTTGCAGAAGCGCGCTGAAGAGCGCCTGGTCAAGATGAGCGAAGAGTCGGCCGCTTCGGGCAAGAAGTTCCTTGAAGAAAACGGCAAGAAGGCTGGCGTGGTCACCACCGCTTCGGGCCTGCAGTACGAAGTGATCAAGAAGGCCGACGGCGCCCAGCCTAAGCCGACTGACGTGGTCACCGTCCACTACGAAGGCAAGCTGGTCGATGGCAAGGTCTTCGACAGCTCCGTCGAGCGTGGCAGCCCGATCGACCTGCCGGTCAGCGGCGTGATCCCGGGTTGGGTCGAAGGCCTGCAACTGATGCACGTGGGTGAGAAGTACAAGCTGTACATCCCATCCGACCTGGCTTACGGCGCCCAGAGCCCGAGCCCGATGATCCCGGCCAACTCGGTGCTGGTGTTCGAGCTGGAACTGCTGGGTATCAAGGACCAGGCCAAGGCTGATGCCGAGCCTGTCGATCCTGCTGCCGAGTAA
- the pcaQ gene encoding pca operon transcription factor PcaQ, translating to MNLDTRIKFRHLLCFLEIARQGSFAKAADAMAISQPAISKTLKELEDLLQTRLFERSKQGVELTPAGVRFMRYAGPSVQALREGVSTLRGEEHAPPQVRVGVLSTVESLLMPEVLCRLHQRHAALVVSVATGPSAHLLGQLHVGELDLVIGRMTDSPQIQGLLFEHLYSESMSLVVRPGHPLLGRQPIERSQVGRYPLVLPLAGTTIRKHADSLFVQCAIEQPAQRLETLSPALSRRYVQGSDAVWVAPRDAVRVDLSRGELCELDLGVSEPGGSVGICSNAALPLALPAQWLCAVVREVAGQYRDGGNP from the coding sequence ATGAACCTCGACACCCGGATCAAATTCCGCCACCTGCTGTGCTTTCTCGAAATTGCCCGCCAGGGCAGTTTCGCCAAGGCCGCCGATGCCATGGCGATCAGTCAGCCGGCCATCTCCAAAACCCTCAAGGAGCTTGAAGACCTGCTGCAGACGCGGCTGTTCGAGCGCAGCAAGCAGGGCGTCGAGCTGACCCCGGCCGGGGTGCGTTTCATGCGTTACGCCGGCCCCAGCGTGCAGGCCCTGCGTGAGGGGGTGAGTACGCTGCGCGGTGAAGAGCACGCGCCGCCCCAGGTGCGCGTTGGCGTGCTGTCGACCGTCGAAAGCCTGCTGATGCCCGAAGTGCTCTGCCGCCTGCACCAGCGCCACGCGGCCCTGGTGGTCAGCGTCGCCACCGGCCCCAGTGCACACCTGCTGGGGCAGTTGCACGTGGGCGAGCTGGATCTGGTGATCGGGCGCATGACCGACAGCCCGCAGATCCAGGGGCTGCTGTTCGAGCACCTGTACAGCGAGTCGATGTCGCTGGTGGTGCGCCCGGGTCACCCCTTGCTCGGCCGCCAGCCGATCGAGCGCAGCCAGGTCGGGCGCTACCCGCTGGTGTTGCCATTGGCCGGCACGACCATCCGCAAGCACGCCGACAGCCTGTTCGTGCAGTGCGCCATCGAGCAACCGGCGCAACGCCTGGAAACCCTGTCGCCGGCCCTCAGCCGGCGTTATGTGCAGGGCAGCGATGCAGTCTGGGTCGCACCGCGCGATGCTGTGCGGGTCGATCTCAGCCGCGGTGAGCTGTGCGAGCTGGACCTGGGCGTCAGCGAGCCGGGCGGTTCGGTCGGCATCTGCAGCAACGCCGCCTTACCCCTGGCGCTGCCGGCACAGTGGCTGTGTGCGGTGGTGCGCGAAGTGGCGGGGCAGTATCGCGATGGCGGTAATCCTTGA
- the nirB gene encoding nitrite reductase large subunit NirB — translation MNGFTSIATRQQLIIVGNGMVGHHCVEQLIERAALGRFEVRVFGEERQRAYDRVHLSEYFTGSDAEALALGEADLYAGHGIHLHLGEPVLEIDRERCEVVTAAGRYPYDQLVLATGSYPFVPPIEGSHGAARLVYRTLDDLDAIRAAASGARRGVVVGGGLLGLEAANALKSLGLQAHVVEFAPRLMPVQLDAEGGAALRAQIEALGVGVHLARATQSIVAGETYRYRMNFDGGEFLETDLIVFSAGIRPQDALGRSSGLEVAPRGGVVIDSGCRSSDPRIFAIGECASWNGSVFGLVAPGYSMARNVAAALAGEDAGSFTGADMSTKLKLLGVDVGSIGDAHGATPGARSYRFIDEAASAYRRLVVDASGKRVIGAVLVGDNSYYDTLLQYVQNGIALPADPAALILPQSAGAPALGADALPASATICSCHNVSKGAICAAIDSGCGELAQLKQQTKACTGCGGCAALLKQVFEHELIARGVSVDKSLCEHFAYTRQELYALVRVEGIVSFDEMLARHGRGHVGCDICKPTVGSILASCWNQPIMEPSLVPLQDTNDTFMANMQKNGTYSVVPRIPGGEITPEKLIVIGEVAKKYDLYTKITGGQRIDLFGAQLHELPQIWAELIAAGFETGHAYGKSTRTVKSCVGSTWCRYGVQDSVGMALTLEDRYKGLRSPHKLKFAVSGCTRECAEAQSKDIGVIATEKGWNLYICGNGGMRPRHAELFATDLDDAGLIRIIDRVLMFYIRTADKLQRTSVWRESLEGGLDYLKQVILDDSLGLGAELEAQMQLVVDRYECEWANALKDPDKLKRFRTFVNDQRPDPGVHFVRERGQRRPIAAGELHLIPTTEEVL, via the coding sequence ATGAATGGGTTTACCAGCATCGCAACGCGGCAACAGCTGATCATCGTCGGCAACGGCATGGTCGGTCATCACTGCGTCGAGCAACTGATCGAACGTGCAGCCCTGGGCCGCTTCGAGGTGCGTGTGTTCGGTGAAGAGCGCCAGCGCGCCTACGACCGCGTGCACCTGTCGGAGTACTTCACCGGCAGCGATGCCGAAGCTCTGGCGCTGGGGGAGGCCGACTTGTATGCCGGGCACGGTATTCACCTGCACCTGGGCGAGCCGGTGCTGGAGATTGATCGCGAGCGCTGTGAGGTTGTCACTGCCGCCGGGCGCTACCCCTACGATCAGTTGGTCCTGGCCACTGGCTCCTATCCATTCGTGCCGCCGATCGAAGGCTCGCACGGTGCGGCGCGCCTGGTCTATCGCACCCTCGATGATCTCGATGCTATCCGCGCCGCCGCCAGCGGAGCCCGCCGTGGCGTGGTGGTCGGCGGTGGCCTGCTGGGCCTTGAGGCGGCCAATGCCTTGAAGTCGCTGGGCCTGCAAGCCCACGTGGTGGAGTTCGCTCCACGCCTGATGCCGGTGCAACTGGATGCTGAAGGCGGCGCGGCCTTGCGCGCGCAGATCGAAGCCCTGGGGGTTGGCGTGCATCTGGCGCGGGCGACCCAATCGATCGTTGCCGGTGAAACGTATCGCTACCGGATGAACTTCGACGGTGGTGAGTTTCTCGAGACCGACCTGATCGTGTTCTCCGCCGGTATCCGCCCGCAGGACGCCCTGGGCCGCAGCAGTGGCCTGGAAGTCGCGCCGCGCGGCGGGGTGGTGATCGACAGTGGCTGTCGCAGCAGCGACCCACGCATCTTTGCCATCGGCGAATGCGCGTCCTGGAATGGCAGTGTCTTCGGCTTGGTCGCACCGGGCTACAGCATGGCGCGCAACGTGGCAGCGGCGCTGGCCGGTGAAGATGCAGGCAGTTTCACCGGTGCCGACATGTCGACCAAACTCAAGCTGCTGGGCGTTGATGTCGGCTCCATTGGTGATGCCCATGGCGCGACCCCGGGTGCGCGCAGTTATCGCTTTATCGACGAAGCAGCGTCGGCCTACCGCCGCCTGGTGGTCGATGCCAGCGGCAAGCGGGTGATCGGCGCGGTGCTGGTCGGCGACAACAGCTATTACGACACCCTGCTGCAATACGTGCAGAACGGCATTGCCTTGCCCGCCGATCCGGCCGCGCTGATCCTGCCGCAATCGGCCGGGGCGCCAGCGTTGGGCGCCGATGCCTTGCCCGCCAGCGCAACCATTTGCTCGTGCCACAACGTCAGCAAGGGCGCGATCTGCGCGGCCATCGACAGCGGTTGTGGCGAGCTTGCCCAGCTCAAGCAGCAGACCAAGGCCTGCACAGGTTGCGGCGGGTGTGCAGCGTTGCTCAAGCAAGTCTTCGAACACGAACTGATCGCCCGTGGTGTCAGCGTCGACAAGAGCCTGTGCGAACATTTCGCCTACACCCGCCAGGAGCTGTACGCCCTGGTGCGGGTCGAAGGCATTGTCAGCTTCGACGAAATGCTGGCCAGGCATGGTCGCGGTCATGTCGGCTGCGACATCTGCAAGCCCACGGTCGGCTCGATCCTCGCCTCGTGCTGGAACCAGCCGATCATGGAGCCGTCGTTGGTACCGCTGCAGGACACCAACGACACCTTCATGGCCAATATGCAGAAGAACGGCACCTACTCGGTGGTGCCGCGGATTCCCGGCGGCGAAATCACCCCCGAGAAACTGATCGTCATTGGCGAGGTGGCGAAAAAATATGACCTCTACACCAAGATCACCGGCGGCCAGCGCATCGACCTGTTCGGCGCCCAATTGCATGAACTGCCCCAGATCTGGGCCGAGCTGATTGCCGCAGGTTTCGAGACCGGCCACGCCTACGGCAAATCGACGCGCACGGTGAAATCCTGCGTCGGCAGCACCTGGTGCCGCTACGGCGTGCAGGACAGCGTGGGCATGGCCCTGACCCTGGAAGACCGCTACAAGGGCCTGCGTTCGCCGCACAAGCTCAAGTTCGCGGTGTCCGGCTGTACCCGCGAATGCGCCGAAGCGCAGAGCAAGGACATCGGCGTGATCGCCACCGAGAAGGGCTGGAACCTGTACATCTGTGGCAACGGCGGCATGCGCCCGCGGCATGCCGAACTGTTCGCCACCGATCTGGACGACGCCGGCCTGATCCGCATCATCGACCGCGTGCTGATGTTCTACATCCGCACCGCCGACAAACTGCAGCGCACCTCGGTGTGGCGTGAAAGCCTGGAGGGCGGGCTGGACTACCTCAAACAGGTAATCCTCGACGACAGCCTGGGCCTGGGCGCAGAGCTCGAAGCGCAGATGCAACTGGTGGTCGATCGCTATGAATGCGAGTGGGCCAACGCCCTGAAAGACCCGGACAAGCTCAAGCGTTTTCGCACCTTCGTCAACGACCAGCGCCCGGACCCGGGCGTGCACTTTGTCCGCGAGCGTGGCCAGCGCCGGCCCATTGCTGCCGGTGAACTTCACTTGATCCCGACCACCGAGGAGGTGCTCTGA